The following are from one region of the Leptospiraceae bacterium genome:
- a CDS encoding caspase family protein: MAFLVGINSYKATTSLKYAVGDSEAIEDLLLRTGKYDKLIKLNDSGKIITTYDPKTDSYSSKNNPTIKPTKANIESTYKEVLADNPDMLLFYYSGHGFIEGEGGENYIAPKDVDVKFEKKKVGKEEVKIPVPLNGISLKKMGVDAAKVKKVVFLIDACRSPLPEEEEADVAPAKDAGKKELGINESDGGKDTKSTKEAKNAKTASSKDAKIEEEKEIIRKANFLREGELPRRVLEAEGITMLIGAAPEVSSLEDEDFKSGIFTHFLKKAFNGGVQDENQEEYITEENLSRYIEDRFKHYYELRKKESELAAEPKLYNLTFDRGKKGEILITYHRPIVGEQRIDKPVYFDEVREREVNGKLVYNEKGKREDLRFFAKDKQRDQFYPDSLNGVHKMKYAFENDNKGELKKFEAKQFNLENQEVFQFGTKLIPDKGWEYRGVYDVGNTVAHRKDLINQVPTMMQPVHTITQPQDTTTNKIRYERQIFDFNGNNILQEYFDNKGQLLEIDGVATVVRAWDFNGEKTLEETYDKDKKLIDKDGFARYTAVYKSKGNPISENWYGKNGEYANNKSGYARIHSIYDEQGRLTKKLFYDKDSKLVGDKWGVATYTYSYNPDCIRFYESQLFAKDEEGDEDPNKEQSRTEWKLGKYRLCLAEEIHTDKEGKPAGDEKKIYKKLRTFNTKGFLVSEENYRPDDERRHLENGVAKVVYSHDEEGNIISKKNFGEYVDPNTKEPTPVSDGNGVHEYRYTYLEYYKDGTPLLNECMYHRKDKGILIEPYGCALKIEHFGINGKPIEDKRDVFRTNIYYTGAYQVEANRHYYSINSKWLSVEKKSQTYNPFGSKTLDAGYETKKEKEFLVWKEEYKYDERNNMILLAYYETKEGKEYLVWKEEYKCDEKKNIILRKRYQNKDGKEVRKYEYKYDEKNNMILFAYYETKDAKEVPVSKEEYQYDENNNKTLSVYYEIKGGKEVSVSKKEYKYDGINKKILFVDYEMEEGKEILNSKEEYKYDERNNMILRAMYENKDGKEVLNSKEEFQYDERNNMILGAIYEKKEGKEVLVMKSEYKYDERNNMIICILRKQRRQRSSYLEDRI, from the coding sequence ATCGCTTTCCTTGTAGGGATTAACAGTTATAAGGCGACGACTTCGCTGAAATATGCGGTAGGCGACAGCGAAGCAATTGAAGACTTGCTTCTAAGAACAGGTAAGTATGACAAGCTGATAAAGTTAAACGATAGTGGAAAGATTATTACCACCTATGATCCAAAGACAGATTCTTATAGCAGTAAAAACAATCCCACAATCAAACCAACCAAAGCCAATATCGAATCGACTTACAAAGAAGTTTTAGCGGATAATCCAGATATGCTACTCTTCTATTATTCAGGACATGGATTTATAGAAGGGGAGGGTGGAGAGAACTACATTGCACCGAAAGATGTAGATGTGAAGTTTGAAAAGAAGAAAGTCGGAAAGGAAGAAGTTAAAATTCCAGTTCCCTTAAATGGAATTTCTCTTAAGAAGATGGGAGTCGATGCGGCTAAGGTTAAAAAGGTTGTGTTCTTGATTGATGCTTGTCGTAGTCCTTTGCCCGAAGAGGAAGAAGCTGATGTAGCTCCAGCAAAAGATGCGGGGAAAAAAGAATTAGGAATTAACGAAAGTGATGGGGGGAAGGACACGAAGAGCACGAAGGAAGCAAAGAATGCGAAGACTGCTTCTTCTAAAGATGCCAAGATAGAAGAAGAGAAAGAAATCATTCGTAAAGCTAACTTTTTAAGAGAAGGGGAATTGCCTAGACGAGTTCTTGAAGCCGAAGGTATAACGATGTTAATCGGTGCTGCTCCTGAGGTGAGTAGCTTAGAAGATGAAGATTTTAAAAGTGGAATCTTTACTCATTTTCTAAAGAAAGCATTTAACGGTGGAGTCCAAGACGAAAACCAAGAAGAATACATCACCGAAGAAAATCTTTCGCGTTATATCGAAGACCGGTTCAAACACTACTACGAACTTCGTAAGAAAGAATCAGAATTAGCCGCAGAGCCAAAACTTTACAATCTGACGTTTGATCGTGGTAAGAAGGGGGAAATCCTGATTACCTACCACAGACCGATTGTAGGAGAGCAGAGAATTGACAAACCGGTTTATTTTGATGAAGTAAGAGAGCGAGAGGTAAATGGCAAACTAGTCTACAACGAAAAAGGAAAACGAGAAGACCTACGCTTTTTCGCAAAAGACAAACAACGCGACCAGTTCTATCCCGATAGCCTTAACGGTGTCCACAAAATGAAATACGCATTCGAAAACGACAACAAAGGCGAATTAAAAAAATTCGAAGCCAAACAATTCAATCTAGAAAACCAAGAAGTATTCCAATTTGGCACAAAGCTCATCCCCGACAAAGGCTGGGAATATCGTGGGGTGTATGATGTCGGTAATACGGTTGCTCATCGTAAGGACTTGATTAATCAAGTCCCTACGATGATGCAACCCGTCCATACGATAACGCAACCCCAAGATACTACGACCAACAAAATCCGATACGAACGCCAAATCTTTGATTTCAACGGAAACAATATCTTACAGGAATACTTTGATAACAAAGGACAATTATTAGAAATAGACGGAGTAGCGACAGTCGTAAGAGCCTGGGATTTCAACGGAGAAAAGACACTCGAAGAAACCTACGACAAAGACAAAAAGCTCATCGACAAAGACGGATTTGCCCGTTATACTGCCGTCTATAAATCAAAAGGAAATCCAATCTCCGAAAACTGGTATGGAAAGAACGGCGAGTATGCGAACAATAAGTCCGGCTATGCAAGGATACATTCTATCTACGACGAACAGGGGAGACTGACTAAAAAACTTTTCTATGACAAAGACAGCAAACTCGTTGGCGACAAATGGGGAGTAGCCACATATACTTATTCCTACAATCCAGACTGCATCCGATTCTATGAATCCCAACTCTTTGCAAAAGACGAAGAAGGAGACGAAGACCCAAACAAAGAACAATCCAGAACAGAATGGAAACTAGGAAAATACAGACTCTGTCTCGCCGAAGAAATCCACACAGACAAAGAAGGAAAACCCGCTGGAGATGAAAAAAAGATTTATAAAAAGCTAAGAACCTTCAACACAAAAGGCTTCCTAGTCTCCGAAGAAAACTACCGCCCCGATGACGAGAGACGACACCTAGAAAACGGAGTGGCTAAGGTAGTGTATTCGCACGATGAAGAGGGAAATATTATTTCCAAAAAGAATTTCGGTGAATACGTAGATCCAAATACCAAAGAGCCAACACCAGTCTCCGATGGAAACGGAGTGCATGAATATAGATATACGTATTTAGAATACTATAAAGATGGAACTCCGCTTTTAAACGAATGCATGTATCATCGAAAAGATAAAGGAATTCTAATAGAGCCTTACGGCTGTGCGTTGAAGATAGAACACTTTGGAATCAATGGCAAGCCAATTGAGGATAAGCGGGATGTGTTTAGGACTAATATTTATTATACGGGTGCTTATCAGGTGGAAGCGAATAGGCATTATTATTCCATAAATAGTAAATGGTTATCGGTAGAAAAGAAATCACAAACTTATAATCCCTTTGGAAGCAAAACTTTAGATGCAGGATACGAAACGAAAAAGGAAAAAGAATTTCTTGTTTGGAAAGAAGAATATAAATATGATGAAAGAAATAATATGATTTTATTGGCTTACTACGAAACGAAAGAAGGAAAAGAATATCTTGTTTGGAAAGAAGAATATAAATGTGACGAAAAAAAAAACATTATTCTACGTAAAAGATACCAAAATAAAGACGGAAAAGAAGTTCGAAAATATGAGTATAAATATGATGAAAAAAATAACATGATTCTATTTGCTTACTACGAAACGAAAGATGCAAAAGAAGTTCCTGTAAGTAAAGAAGAGTATCAATACGACGAGAATAATAATAAGACTTTATCTGTATATTATGAAATCAAAGGCGGAAAAGAAGTCTCCGTCAGTAAAAAAGAATATAAATATGACGGGATAAATAAGAAGATTTTATTCGTAGACTATGAAATGGAAGAAGGAAAGGAAATTCTTAATAGCAAGGAAGAATATAAATACGACGAGAGAAATAACATGATTCTGCGTGCAATGTATGAGAATAAAGACGGAAAAGAAGTTCTTAATAGCAAGGAAGAATTTCAATACGATGAGAGAAATAACATGATTTTGGGTGCAATATATGAAAAGAAAGAAGGAAAAGAAGTTCTCGTTATGAAATCCGAATATAAATACGACGAGAGAAATAACATGATTATATGCATACTACGTAAACAAAGAAGGCAAAGAAGTTCTTATTTGGAAGACAGAATATAA
- a CDS encoding IPT/TIG domain-containing protein produces MNIRFLFLTFLISVSPMLAQDVERNVSCEKVESNFFIKDFYVKDFSRNLFHIAIKAKNKESLPGLIDFKTEKDRTDFDRAKENNDPRATSIEKVKFITKIGSYEAGRISGSYFHKKDSSVLSYEIISAINDKSGATCISLYDDKYQLLATFPYTIPDRNENAGEQPLITEITPNAGVIGETITIRGKNFQDNLDNIYIYIIDEDQDPVYEYGDKEKYTILPFYLSQKNEKGIQELKFTIPAYDLKSEYDGYKFNQKIFGKKMSIKLMANYRPSTTENLVLLKSYWKWIAGSFSIFVTASFLISIAFVLKKVNFTHEILLDAKTNSYSLSNFQSFAWTIVFIGSYFYVAISSGIILDKSELPDFNFSLIGLMGISYGGLLTSSYLDRKKKDTGTVKHKPELKDLISDPDGGISLSRLQLLGFTLISIIVYIFYLFKANVLNGLPGIPETLHTMLLTSQGGYLGSKAITGDDKKEDKKETVEPVKANEDKPVEEKKEV; encoded by the coding sequence ATGAATATACGATTCCTGTTTTTAACCTTCCTAATTTCTGTTAGCCCCATGCTCGCACAAGACGTTGAACGAAATGTCTCTTGTGAAAAAGTAGAAAGTAATTTCTTTATCAAAGATTTTTATGTAAAAGATTTTTCTAGAAACTTATTTCACATCGCAATCAAAGCAAAAAATAAAGAAAGCCTTCCAGGTCTAATTGATTTTAAAACGGAAAAGGATAGAACTGATTTTGATAGAGCCAAAGAAAACAATGACCCAAGAGCTACTAGCATTGAGAAGGTAAAGTTTATCACAAAAATTGGCTCGTATGAAGCAGGAAGAATTTCGGGAAGCTACTTTCATAAAAAAGATTCATCTGTTCTCTCCTATGAAATTATTTCTGCAATCAACGATAAAAGCGGTGCGACATGCATTTCTCTCTACGACGACAAATACCAATTACTCGCTACGTTTCCGTATACAATTCCTGATCGAAATGAAAATGCAGGCGAACAACCATTAATTACTGAGATTACTCCGAACGCTGGAGTCATTGGAGAGACAATTACAATTCGAGGCAAAAACTTTCAGGACAATCTAGACAATATTTACATTTACATCATTGACGAAGACCAAGACCCTGTATATGAATATGGGGATAAGGAAAAGTATACGATACTGCCTTTTTATCTCTCCCAAAAAAACGAAAAAGGAATCCAAGAACTAAAATTTACAATTCCTGCTTATGATTTAAAAAGCGAATACGATGGATATAAATTCAACCAAAAGATTTTCGGAAAGAAAATGTCTATCAAGCTAATGGCGAATTACCGTCCGTCTACAACTGAGAATCTTGTATTACTTAAATCGTATTGGAAATGGATTGCAGGAAGTTTTAGTATATTTGTCACAGCTTCTTTTCTAATAAGCATTGCCTTTGTCTTAAAGAAAGTAAATTTCACTCATGAAATTTTATTAGATGCAAAGACAAATTCTTATAGCCTTTCTAATTTTCAGTCCTTTGCCTGGACGATTGTATTTATCGGAAGTTATTTTTATGTAGCGATTAGTTCAGGAATTATCCTAGACAAATCAGAGCTTCCTGATTTTAATTTTTCCCTCATCGGGCTAATGGGTATTAGCTACGGAGGACTTTTAACTTCTAGTTATTTAGATAGAAAAAAGAAAGATACAGGAACTGTAAAACACAAACCGGAACTAAAAGATTTAATTTCTGATCCAGACGGTGGAATTAGCCTCTCCCGCTTGCAGCTACTCGGCTTTACCCTCATTTCCATTATCGTATATATCTTTTATCTATTCAAAGCCAATGTGTTAAACGGTCTTCCCGGAATTCCTGAAACCCTACACACCATGCTTCTCACAAGTCAGGGCGGTTATCTAGGAAGTAAAGCAATTACTGGAGATGATAAAAAAGAAGACAAAAAAGAAACCGTTGAACCTGTAAAGGCTAACGAAGATAAACCGGTAGAAGAGAAGAAGGAAGTTTAG
- a CDS encoding 5-formyltetrahydrofolate cyclo-ligase, producing MTKEEARIFQKKRILEIKDRNLKEDLIRRKLINRLAGNKKVICYRADKWEVDLDLVWKSLELEGIDFYFPRVISKSERLMEFVKPTEWKTGSYGMQEPVGDDLLIPEEADVSIIPALGFHKEGFRLGRGAGFYDGAYASVNPKKMIGIGFSELFSIDFPYSDYDIRVGELITDTDVLFF from the coding sequence ATGACAAAAGAAGAGGCTAGAATTTTTCAGAAGAAAAGAATATTAGAAATTAAAGATCGAAATTTAAAAGAAGATTTGATTCGGAGAAAATTGATAAATCGTTTAGCTGGAAACAAAAAAGTAATTTGTTATCGAGCAGATAAATGGGAAGTCGATTTGGATTTGGTTTGGAAGAGTCTCGAATTGGAAGGAATTGATTTTTACTTTCCGCGTGTGATTTCTAAATCAGAAAGGCTTATGGAATTTGTAAAACCGACAGAATGGAAAACAGGAAGTTATGGAATGCAAGAGCCAGTGGGAGATGATTTGCTAATTCCTGAGGAGGCAGATGTTTCCATCATTCCCGCACTCGGGTTTCATAAAGAAGGTTTTCGATTGGGAAGAGGAGCTGGATTTTACGACGGGGCGTATGCAAGTGTAAATCCTAAAAAAATGATAGGAATTGGCTTTTCGGAACTTTTTTCGATTGATTTTCCCTATAGTGATTATGATATTCGAGTGGGCGAGCTTATCACTGATACAGATGTTTTATTTTTCTAG
- a CDS encoding purine-binding chemotaxis protein CheW: MEQTEIIQSEEVIQFLSFSVSNEIFGIELVHVHEILRPVFITRIPNVEDYILGVVNLRGEIIPIVDLKKKFEQGFVEINKNTRIVVLENNGKRFGLVVEEVKQVIKIVKSSVSGINNHMSSSFNNMIDFVGRSGETIVLIVELKKLISFE, from the coding sequence ATGGAACAAACAGAAATAATTCAATCAGAAGAAGTAATCCAGTTCTTATCTTTTTCTGTCTCAAATGAAATTTTTGGTATAGAACTAGTGCATGTTCACGAAATTTTGCGCCCGGTTTTTATTACGCGCATTCCGAATGTGGAAGACTATATCTTAGGTGTCGTCAATCTTCGCGGCGAAATTATTCCCATCGTTGACTTAAAGAAAAAGTTCGAGCAAGGTTTTGTTGAAATTAACAAGAACACTCGTATTGTGGTCTTAGAAAACAATGGAAAGCGTTTTGGCTTAGTCGTTGAAGAAGTGAAGCAAGTTATAAAAATTGTAAAAAGTTCCGTTAGTGGCATCAATAATCATATGTCCTCGTCTTTTAATAACATGATTGATTTTGTTGGTAGAAGCGGTGAAACCATTGTATTGATTGTAGAATTAAAAAAATTAATCAGTTTTGAATAA
- a CDS encoding FAD-dependent oxidoreductase, whose amino-acid sequence MNRKNFLSLSAMAFSMAALSGKCNPLFGLPRNEYAGKFTGDNFSTAHKLLWKIDEKDFQDLKSEAEFDLIVVGGGLSGLSAGYLSNAERVLILEQAASFGGNAKSQTWGDVRYSIGSAYITELSNTDPIYKFYISLGLDKHWKKIGEEDEIYFHPKGVYRKLQGIDDVQLKKLPEIMKKYTGSLFPELPFSGNSILTRKVFESLDDFSLIDILRREFNANLSPDLLSYLQAYARASFASRAEDLSGYAMLNFLSPEFETSIYCYPGGNSFMARVMEEKLIERKYNLKASNPVLSVKNTSEGVEVISYDISNHRYAKYKAKKAIIASQKFVAKRIVKDISIDQRNAMDSLKYKTYFVANILLKNRPKQSWYDSYFLTSNDNWASDVVMADYPISPEKRKEYSVLTAYMPYTSDTKRSEVLSKSASPELEKKYFTELSDMITTEISQLQDKYGFAAKDIYDINLTRWGHALIFSGKGMFSRNIFEKASASVDNIHFANQDRIGTPSVESAFTASMLALKEAGMLQKAFTTDEHG is encoded by the coding sequence GTGAATCGTAAAAATTTTTTAAGTCTAAGTGCTATGGCTTTCTCTATGGCTGCTCTTTCAGGGAAATGCAATCCGTTATTTGGTCTACCCAGAAATGAATACGCGGGAAAGTTTACTGGTGATAATTTTTCTACAGCCCATAAGCTTCTCTGGAAAATTGATGAGAAAGACTTTCAGGATTTAAAATCAGAAGCGGAATTTGATTTAATTGTTGTAGGTGGGGGCTTGTCCGGATTATCCGCCGGTTACCTGTCTAACGCGGAAAGGGTTCTAATCTTAGAGCAGGCGGCAAGCTTTGGTGGAAATGCAAAATCGCAAACTTGGGGTGATGTTCGATACTCAATTGGCTCTGCTTATATCACTGAGCTTTCTAATACCGATCCGATTTATAAGTTTTATATTTCCCTGGGGCTTGATAAGCACTGGAAAAAAATCGGCGAAGAGGATGAAATTTATTTTCATCCCAAAGGAGTTTATCGAAAGCTACAGGGCATAGATGATGTTCAGTTAAAAAAGCTTCCCGAAATTATGAAGAAATACACAGGCTCTCTTTTTCCTGAACTTCCCTTTAGTGGTAATTCGATATTAACCAGAAAAGTATTTGAAAGCCTGGATGACTTTTCTTTAATTGATATTTTAAGAAGAGAGTTTAATGCCAATTTGTCTCCAGACTTGCTTTCCTATTTACAAGCCTATGCGAGGGCTTCATTTGCTTCCCGTGCAGAAGATCTTTCTGGATACGCAATGTTAAACTTTCTAAGTCCCGAATTTGAAACGAGTATTTATTGTTATCCCGGTGGCAATAGTTTTATGGCGCGCGTGATGGAAGAGAAATTGATTGAGCGAAAGTATAATCTTAAAGCTTCAAATCCTGTTCTATCTGTAAAGAATACTTCAGAAGGAGTAGAGGTTATTTCCTATGATATTTCTAATCATCGTTATGCGAAATACAAAGCTAAAAAGGCAATCATTGCCTCGCAGAAGTTTGTTGCCAAGAGAATTGTAAAAGATATTTCCATTGATCAAAGAAATGCAATGGATTCGCTTAAGTATAAGACTTATTTCGTTGCTAATATTCTCTTGAAGAATCGTCCCAAGCAAAGTTGGTATGATTCCTATTTTTTAACTTCTAATGATAACTGGGCGAGTGATGTTGTAATGGCTGATTATCCGATTTCCCCTGAAAAAAGAAAAGAGTATTCCGTTCTTACCGCCTACATGCCATATACCTCTGATACGAAGAGATCAGAAGTTTTATCTAAATCAGCAAGTCCTGAACTAGAAAAAAAATATTTTACAGAGTTGAGTGATATGATAACAACGGAAATCTCTCAATTGCAAGACAAATATGGATTTGCCGCTAAAGACATTTACGATATCAACTTAACTAGATGGGGTCATGCGTTAATTTTTTCAGGAAAGGGAATGTTTTCGCGAAATATTTTTGAGAAAGCATCTGCATCAGTGGATAATATCCATTTTGCGAATCAGGATAGAATAGGCACACCCTCCGTCGAATCGGCATTTACCGCATCGATGCTTGCTTTAAAAGAAGCAGGGATGCTGCAGAAAGCATTTACCACAGATGAACACGGATGA
- a CDS encoding caspase family protein, whose product MNIYFLILAFLLSFLALDLHPQEPEKPVEKKKSLAGNEMGAKRWAIVVGINEYTDKDISPLQKARNDAKLIAQILEEQGQFEEVHLMTDDISPKSPLYPTRAHIEAKIDHVLDYSTPVDTILFFFSGHGISDSSGNGYLLSVDTSIDKSLITSIQVNDIMRKIKSRNVSKSILFLDACRDLSSSNAKGFAKEGFKSEKYASGDIPVTFFSTSTGYYSYEDPKSNFGVFTKYLAHGMEGKADANQDGIVTFSELEEFVRAGVVSWSDQNDKEQKPFVNYHRDKQGKIPITVSVDKVTSLVEENNLPRSNSRLSAVIRSSLIPGWGQWYNGGNEKGLSYFSIFLILLGNSAYQYGPYAKAKSDYESTLLLPATPGQGDTLALNYFLFQPKYAAVNHARNNFNLSIGLVGAFWAWNVLDLFLYKGNNFFWAINFRVAPTTNPSVYANSPIEFDKKTDIQMTVRF is encoded by the coding sequence ATGAATATCTATTTTCTAATATTGGCTTTCTTACTTTCATTCCTTGCTTTAGATTTACACCCGCAAGAGCCTGAAAAACCGGTCGAAAAGAAAAAATCTCTAGCAGGAAATGAAATGGGTGCTAAACGATGGGCGATTGTTGTAGGCATCAATGAATACACTGACAAAGACATCTCCCCTTTACAGAAGGCGAGAAATGACGCTAAATTAATTGCGCAAATTTTAGAAGAGCAGGGTCAATTCGAAGAAGTCCATCTAATGACAGATGACATTTCCCCTAAGAGTCCTCTCTATCCTACCCGCGCTCATATTGAGGCTAAGATCGATCATGTGCTAGACTATTCCACTCCTGTAGATACTATTTTATTTTTCTTTTCCGGTCATGGAATTTCTGACTCAAGTGGAAATGGTTATCTATTATCCGTTGATACTTCGATCGACAAATCTCTAATTACTTCCATACAGGTAAATGATATTATGCGCAAAATTAAATCTAGAAATGTGAGCAAATCCATATTATTCTTAGATGCCTGTCGCGATCTATCGAGTTCAAACGCAAAAGGATTTGCTAAAGAAGGATTCAAGTCAGAAAAATATGCAAGCGGAGATATACCGGTTACTTTTTTTTCTACTAGCACAGGCTATTATAGTTATGAAGATCCAAAATCAAATTTCGGTGTATTCACAAAATACCTAGCCCATGGAATGGAAGGTAAGGCAGATGCAAATCAAGATGGAATCGTAACATTTTCTGAGCTAGAAGAATTTGTCAGAGCAGGAGTCGTTAGTTGGTCAGATCAAAACGACAAAGAACAAAAGCCATTTGTAAATTATCACCGAGACAAACAGGGAAAAATTCCAATTACAGTTAGTGTAGACAAAGTAACAAGTCTAGTAGAGGAAAATAATTTACCCAGATCAAATTCAAGGCTATCAGCCGTTATCCGTTCTTCGCTCATTCCAGGATGGGGGCAGTGGTATAACGGTGGTAATGAAAAAGGACTCAGCTATTTTTCTATTTTCCTTATCTTACTCGGAAACTCTGCCTATCAATATGGACCTTATGCAAAAGCAAAATCAGATTACGAAAGCACGCTTCTACTACCCGCAACTCCCGGTCAGGGAGACACACTCGCTTTAAATTACTTTTTATTTCAGCCTAAGTATGCAGCAGTCAATCATGCCAGAAATAATTTTAATTTATCTATAGGATTAGTTGGGGCGTTTTGGGCATGGAATGTGCTTGATTTATTTCTCTATAAGGGGAATAATTTCTTTTGGGCGATCAATTTCCGTGTCGCGCCTACCACGAATCCATCGGTTTACGCAAACTCGCCAATTGAATTCGATAAAAAGACAGACATCCAAATGACAGTGAGGTTCTAA